In Xanthomonas theicola, a single genomic region encodes these proteins:
- the ftsA gene encoding cell division protein FtsA, which translates to MNRKGDKSLIVGLDIGTSKVVALVGEYSPGNPIEVIGIGSHESRGLKRGVVVDIESTVQSIQRAVEEAELMAGCEIRSVYASISGNHVQCKNSPGIVPIRDGEVTWNDLDRVLEAAKAVAIPADQRILHAIPREYVLDDSQEGIRNPVGMTGVRLEVHAHLVVCAQSAAANISKCVQRCGLQVDDLILSSLASSVAVLTADERELGVVLVDMGAGTTDLAVFVQGAICHTASLPIAGDHVTNDIAHMLRTPTPEAEQIKVRYACALAQLATAEESIQVPSVGDRPPRRMPRHALAQAVQGRYEEIFEMVQAELRRSGFEELVRAGMVLTGGASKMEGVVELAEEMVQMPVRVGIPQHVTGLGEVVGNPVHATGVGLLLMGSQIEHPRRPSLPTGRAGSLFKKLKNWYRGEF; encoded by the coding sequence ATGAACCGCAAAGGCGACAAATCCCTCATCGTTGGACTGGACATCGGCACCTCCAAGGTCGTCGCGCTGGTCGGCGAGTATTCGCCCGGCAACCCGATCGAGGTGATCGGCATCGGTTCGCACGAATCGCGCGGGCTCAAGCGCGGCGTGGTGGTGGACATCGAATCCACCGTGCAGTCGATCCAGCGCGCGGTCGAGGAAGCGGAATTGATGGCCGGCTGCGAGATCCGCTCGGTGTACGCGTCGATCTCCGGCAACCACGTGCAGTGCAAGAATTCCCCCGGCATCGTGCCGATCCGCGATGGCGAGGTGACCTGGAACGACCTGGACCGGGTGCTGGAAGCGGCCAAGGCGGTAGCGATCCCGGCCGACCAGCGCATCCTGCACGCGATCCCGCGCGAGTACGTGCTCGACGATTCGCAGGAAGGCATCCGCAACCCGGTCGGCATGACCGGCGTGCGCCTGGAGGTGCACGCGCACCTGGTGGTGTGCGCACAGTCGGCCGCGGCCAACATCAGCAAGTGCGTGCAGCGCTGCGGTCTGCAGGTGGACGACCTGATCCTGTCGTCGCTGGCGTCCTCGGTGGCGGTGCTGACCGCCGACGAGCGCGAATTGGGCGTGGTGCTGGTGGACATGGGCGCGGGCACCACCGACCTGGCGGTGTTCGTGCAAGGCGCGATCTGCCACACCGCCTCGTTGCCGATCGCAGGCGACCACGTCACCAACGACATCGCGCACATGCTGCGCACGCCCACGCCGGAAGCCGAGCAGATCAAGGTGCGCTACGCCTGCGCGCTGGCGCAGCTGGCCACCGCCGAGGAAAGCATCCAGGTGCCGAGCGTCGGCGACCGTCCGCCGCGGCGCATGCCGCGCCACGCGCTGGCGCAGGCGGTGCAGGGCCGCTACGAGGAAATCTTCGAGATGGTGCAGGCCGAACTGCGCCGTTCCGGCTTCGAGGAACTGGTGCGCGCCGGCATGGTGCTGACCGGCGGCGCTTCGAAGATGGAAGGCGTGGTCGAACTGGCAGAGGAAATGGTGCAGATGCCGGTGCGCGTGGGCATCCCGCAGCACGTCACCGGCCTGGGCGAAGTGGTCGGCAACCCGGTACACGCCACAGGCGTGGGCCTGCTGCTGATGGGCAGCCAGATCGAGCACCCGCGGCGCCCGTCGCTGCCCACCGGGCGCGCCGGCAGCCTGTTCAAGAAATTGAAGAACTGGTACCGCGGAGAGTTCTGA
- a CDS encoding cell division protein FtsQ/DivIB: protein MSALLRILAWLLALALVALPVVALLNGWVGAERWPLSRLQVSGDFKRVPAEQLRQVVLPYARRGFFAVRLQDAQNAIERLPWVERARVRKRWPDVLEVRVTEHRPFARWGADRMLSEQGRIFALPRELRGRALPQLDGPDAKAQDVVALYNTSRALFAPAGLQVDGVAMDARGSWSLQLGDGIQVVVGRDDARARLTRFARVLPQLLQPEQAPLARADLRYTNGFTVSRKALENGDRGPGTGERKPGRAAAAPAAHAGTAWLTPRPPTLAMPPLFPVPGPRSPVPSPHSRSLRSTQT from the coding sequence ATGAGCGCCCTGCTGCGCATCCTCGCCTGGCTGCTGGCGCTGGCGCTGGTCGCGCTGCCGGTGGTGGCGTTGCTCAACGGCTGGGTCGGCGCCGAGCGCTGGCCGCTGAGCCGGCTGCAGGTCAGCGGCGACTTCAAGCGGGTGCCGGCCGAGCAGCTGCGCCAGGTGGTGTTGCCGTACGCGCGCCGCGGTTTCTTCGCGGTGCGCCTGCAGGACGCGCAGAACGCCATCGAGCGCTTGCCGTGGGTGGAGCGCGCGCGGGTGCGCAAGCGCTGGCCGGACGTGCTGGAGGTGCGTGTCACCGAGCATCGCCCGTTCGCGCGCTGGGGCGCCGACCGCATGCTGTCCGAGCAGGGCCGCATCTTCGCCCTGCCGCGCGAACTGCGCGGCAGGGCGCTGCCGCAACTGGACGGGCCCGACGCCAAGGCGCAGGACGTGGTCGCGCTGTACAACACGTCGCGCGCGCTGTTCGCGCCGGCCGGGCTGCAGGTCGACGGCGTGGCGATGGACGCGCGCGGCAGCTGGTCGCTGCAACTGGGCGACGGGATACAGGTGGTGGTGGGCCGCGACGACGCCCGCGCCCGTCTGACGCGCTTCGCCCGCGTACTGCCGCAGTTGCTGCAGCCCGAGCAGGCGCCGCTGGCCCGCGCCGACCTGCGCTACACCAATGGGTTCACGGTGAGCCGCAAGGCCCTCGAGAATGGGGACCGGGGACCGGGGACCGGGGAGCGCAAGCCCGGCCGCGCCGCCGCAGCGCCTGCTGCGCATGCCGGCACTGCGTGGTTGACGCCACGCCCCCCGACGCTCGCCATGCCCCCGCTGTTCCCGGTTCCCGGTCCCCGGTCCCCGGTCCCGTCACCGCATTCCCGCTCTCTACGCAGTACCCAGACATGA
- a CDS encoding D-alanine--D-alanine ligase encodes MSAPNWPPPRHTDPAVFGRVAVLLGGTSSEREVSLDSGRNVLEALRARGVDAVAVDGIPALAQALAEKCYDRVFNVLHGHNGSGEDGVVQGLMDAFGVAYTGSPVLGSALSMDKVRTKQVWLALGLPTPRYVRLAATAQAAAIHAAAARLGLPVIVKPANEGSSVGVTRVFEPVQLGDAVALAARYDGELLMEQLIVGDELTVAILGDTALPSIRIVPKGQWYDYHAKYVAEDTQYLCPGLDGDAERALGQLALAAFRAAGCRGWGRVDVMRDGASGDFALLEANTAPGMTSHSLVPKAASQAGIGFEELVWRVLEQTL; translated from the coding sequence ATGAGCGCGCCGAACTGGCCGCCGCCACGCCACACCGACCCGGCCGTGTTCGGCCGCGTCGCGGTGCTGCTCGGCGGCACCTCCAGCGAACGCGAGGTGTCGCTGGATTCGGGTCGCAACGTGCTCGAGGCGCTGCGCGCGCGCGGCGTCGACGCGGTCGCCGTGGACGGCATCCCGGCGCTGGCGCAGGCGCTGGCGGAGAAGTGCTACGACCGCGTGTTCAACGTGCTGCACGGCCACAACGGCAGCGGCGAAGACGGCGTCGTGCAGGGCCTGATGGACGCCTTCGGGGTGGCCTACACCGGTTCGCCGGTGCTCGGCTCGGCGCTGAGCATGGACAAGGTGCGGACCAAGCAGGTGTGGCTGGCGCTGGGCCTGCCGACGCCGCGCTACGTGCGCCTGGCGGCGACCGCGCAGGCGGCGGCGATCCACGCCGCGGCCGCGCGGCTGGGCCTGCCGGTGATCGTCAAGCCGGCCAACGAAGGCTCCAGCGTCGGCGTCACCCGCGTGTTCGAGCCGGTGCAACTGGGCGACGCGGTGGCGCTGGCCGCGCGCTACGACGGCGAACTGCTGATGGAGCAGCTGATCGTCGGCGACGAACTGACCGTGGCGATCCTCGGCGACACCGCGCTGCCGTCGATCCGCATCGTGCCCAAGGGCCAGTGGTACGACTACCACGCCAAGTACGTGGCCGAGGACACGCAGTACCTGTGCCCGGGCCTGGACGGCGATGCCGAGCGCGCGCTGGGCCAGCTGGCGCTGGCCGCGTTCCGCGCCGCCGGCTGTCGCGGCTGGGGCCGCGTCGACGTCATGCGCGACGGCGCCAGCGGCGACTTCGCCCTGCTGGAGGCCAACACCGCCCCGGGCATGACCAGCCATTCGCTGGTGCCCAAGGCCGCAAGCCAGGCCGGCATCGGCTTTGAGGAACTGGTGTGGCGGGTGTTGGAGCAGACGCTGTGA
- the murC gene encoding UDP-N-acetylmuramate--L-alanine ligase codes for MIRRLHDTGDLVRAFPRVHFVGIGGTGMSGIAEVMLTLGYEVCGSDNADNAATRRLAKLGARVMRGHSAANVLGTDCVVVSSAIRDDNPELMEARSQRIPIMPRAAMLAELMRFRRGIAVAGTHGKTTTTSLAAAVLSEGGLDPTFVIGGQLLAAGANAKLGGGQWLVAEADESDGSFLRLNPLISVITNIDADHLENYGNDFVRVQAAFAEFLQRLPFYGLAVLCIDDPEVAALAARTPRHVMSYGLSETADVRAEDVVQDGPRMRFTLRLPEGSSTPVTLALPGRHNVLNALAAAAIGWQLGVAPAAIASALQGFAGIGRRFNDLGEVVTAAGARVRVVDDYGHHPRELAAVFAAARGGWPDRRLVVAFQPHRYSRTRDQFDAFAAVLSEVDALVLSEVYPAGEAPIPGADARSLARAIRARGRSEPVVVGQVAELSEVLPDVLQDGDLLLMMGAGDIGYVAQHIAQDGFATQVKA; via the coding sequence ATGATCCGCCGTCTCCACGACACCGGCGACCTGGTCCGCGCGTTCCCACGCGTGCACTTCGTCGGCATCGGCGGCACCGGCATGAGCGGCATCGCCGAGGTCATGCTGACCCTGGGCTACGAGGTCTGCGGTTCGGACAACGCCGACAACGCGGCGACGCGGCGCCTGGCCAAGCTCGGCGCGCGGGTGATGCGCGGGCACTCGGCGGCCAACGTGCTCGGCACCGACTGCGTGGTGGTGTCCAGCGCGATCCGCGACGACAACCCGGAGCTGATGGAGGCGCGCAGCCAGCGCATCCCGATCATGCCGCGCGCGGCGATGCTGGCCGAACTGATGCGCTTCCGCCGCGGCATCGCGGTGGCCGGCACCCACGGCAAGACCACCACCACCAGCCTGGCCGCGGCGGTGCTCAGCGAAGGCGGGCTCGATCCCACCTTCGTGATCGGCGGGCAACTGCTGGCCGCCGGCGCCAACGCCAAGCTCGGCGGCGGCCAGTGGCTGGTGGCCGAGGCCGACGAGAGCGATGGCAGCTTCCTGCGCCTGAATCCGCTGATCTCGGTGATCACCAACATCGACGCCGATCACCTGGAGAACTACGGCAACGACTTCGTCCGGGTCCAGGCCGCGTTCGCCGAGTTCCTGCAGCGCCTGCCGTTCTACGGCCTGGCGGTGCTGTGCATCGACGATCCGGAAGTGGCCGCGCTGGCCGCCAGGACCCCGCGCCACGTGATGAGCTACGGGCTCAGCGAGACGGCCGACGTGCGCGCCGAGGACGTGGTCCAGGACGGCCCGCGCATGCGCTTCACCCTGCGCCTGCCGGAAGGCAGCAGCACGCCGGTGACGCTGGCCCTGCCGGGCCGGCACAACGTGCTCAATGCCCTGGCCGCCGCCGCGATCGGCTGGCAGCTGGGCGTGGCGCCGGCGGCGATCGCCAGCGCGCTGCAGGGCTTCGCCGGCATCGGCCGCCGCTTCAACGATCTGGGCGAAGTGGTCACCGCCGCCGGCGCGCGCGTGCGCGTGGTCGACGATTACGGCCATCATCCGCGCGAGCTGGCCGCGGTGTTCGCCGCCGCGCGCGGCGGCTGGCCGGACCGGCGCCTGGTGGTCGCATTCCAGCCGCACCGCTACAGCCGCACCCGCGACCAGTTCGACGCGTTCGCCGCGGTGCTGTCGGAGGTGGACGCGCTGGTGCTCAGCGAGGTCTACCCAGCCGGCGAAGCGCCGATCCCCGGCGCCGATGCGCGCTCGCTGGCGCGCGCGATCCGCGCCCGCGGGCGCAGCGAGCCGGTGGTGGTCGGTCAGGTCGCCGAGCTCAGCGAGGTGCTGCCGGACGTGCTGCAGGACGGCGACCTGCTGCTGATGATGGGCGCCGGCGACATCGGCTACGTCGCCCAGCACATCGCGCAGGACGGTTTCGCCACGCAGGTCAAGGCATGA
- the murG gene encoding undecaprenyldiphospho-muramoylpentapeptide beta-N-acetylglucosaminyltransferase, with the protein MSMHANPRQKPADPCAGTEYASSPSGAQQGASRPVMILAGGTGGHIFPALAVAKALRARGVPVVWLGAAGRMETQLVPQHGIEIDTIEIGGLRGKGALALFGAPLRILRAIRAAGFVLRRRAPRAVISFGGFAAGPGGIAARLLKLPLLVHEQNRAPGLTNKVLARIARRVLTGFPGSFAMREEAVGNPVRVEIAALPPPVQRLAARAGTARLLVLGGSQGARALNQALPRALAALGMQVQVRHQCGETLRGEAARAYADAGVQASVEAFIGDMAAAYAWADLIVCRAGASTLAELCAAGIGSVLVPFAAAADDHQTRNAEYLVERGAAVLLKQDDALAANLQGVLHDLLGNPARGLSMAEAARSLAKPDAAERIADIILEEAGTGDQGPGTGDKYDQQQKPMHADNLHGQALRAAAPLFPGPRSPVLGPGANGVRA; encoded by the coding sequence ATGAGCATGCATGCCAATCCCCGGCAAAAGCCGGCAGATCCATGTGCGGGGACCGAATATGCGAGTTCTCCATCAGGCGCGCAGCAAGGCGCAAGCCGCCCGGTAATGATCCTCGCCGGCGGCACCGGCGGGCACATCTTCCCGGCGCTGGCGGTGGCCAAGGCGCTGCGCGCACGCGGCGTGCCGGTGGTGTGGCTGGGTGCGGCCGGGCGCATGGAAACCCAATTGGTGCCACAGCACGGCATCGAGATCGACACCATCGAGATCGGCGGCCTGCGCGGCAAGGGCGCGCTGGCGTTGTTCGGCGCGCCGTTGCGGATATTGCGCGCGATCCGCGCCGCCGGCTTCGTGCTGCGCCGACGCGCGCCGCGCGCGGTGATCAGCTTCGGCGGCTTCGCCGCCGGTCCCGGCGGCATCGCCGCGCGCCTGCTGAAACTGCCGCTGCTGGTGCATGAACAGAACCGCGCGCCGGGCCTGACCAACAAGGTGCTGGCGCGCATCGCGCGGCGCGTGCTGACCGGCTTCCCCGGCAGCTTCGCCATGCGCGAGGAAGCGGTGGGCAATCCGGTGCGCGTCGAGATCGCCGCGTTGCCGCCGCCGGTGCAGCGCCTGGCCGCGCGCGCCGGCACGGCGCGCCTGCTGGTGCTCGGCGGCAGTCAGGGCGCGCGCGCGCTGAATCAGGCGCTGCCGCGCGCGCTGGCCGCGCTGGGCATGCAGGTCCAGGTGCGCCACCAGTGCGGCGAAACCCTGCGCGGGGAAGCGGCGCGTGCCTATGCCGACGCCGGTGTCCAAGCCAGCGTCGAAGCCTTCATCGGCGACATGGCCGCCGCCTACGCCTGGGCCGACCTGATCGTGTGCCGCGCCGGTGCCTCGACCCTGGCCGAACTGTGCGCGGCCGGCATCGGCAGCGTGCTGGTGCCGTTCGCCGCCGCGGCCGACGACCACCAGACCCGCAACGCCGAATACCTGGTCGAGCGCGGCGCCGCGGTATTGCTGAAGCAGGACGACGCCTTGGCCGCCAACCTGCAAGGCGTCCTGCACGACCTGCTCGGCAATCCGGCGCGCGGCCTGTCCATGGCCGAGGCCGCACGCAGCCTGGCCAAGCCGGATGCGGCCGAGCGCATTGCCGACATCATTCTTGAAGAAGCCGGGACCGGGGACCAGGGACCGGGGACCGGGGACAAGTACGATCAACAGCAGAAGCCTATGCACGCAGACAATCTCCACGGCCAGGCGCTTCGCGCCGCCGCTCCGCTCTTCCCCGGTCCCCGGTCCCCGGTCCTCGGTCCCGGCGCGAACGGAGTTCGCGCATGA
- the ftsW gene encoding putative lipid II flippase FtsW, whose amino-acid sequence MNDAPRQATRLEAIGGRYDPWLLGAVVALASLGVVMVGSSSIELTVSPFYYLTRHLLFLAGGVGLAIWTMRTELKNIEQYNQLLLLACFGLLIVVFVPGLGSSVNGARRWVNLGISRFQTVEAVKVLYIVWLSSYLVRFRDEVNATWPAMLKPLGVAVALVGLLLLQPDFGSSTLLLATTAGMLVLGGVNLPRMSMPIVIGLPVFAFIAILEPYRLRRITSFLDPWADQLGSGYQLSNALMAVGRGELFGVGLGGSVQKLNYLPEAHTDFIFSVIAEELGFTGVCLIIALYALLVGRAFWLGMRCVEMKRHFSGYIAFGIGLWISLQSFVSVGVNLGILPTKGLTLPLISAGGSSVLMTCVAMGLLLRVSYELDRAERQVARVRSDVAPTVKQTVDSAEDLQAARQASASAVAAAIQAGSPARGASRMPSRVEPTFGRLG is encoded by the coding sequence ATGAACGATGCCCCACGCCAGGCAACCCGACTCGAGGCCATCGGCGGCCGCTACGACCCGTGGCTGCTCGGCGCCGTGGTGGCGCTGGCCTCGCTGGGCGTGGTGATGGTCGGCTCCAGTTCGATCGAGCTGACCGTCAGCCCGTTCTACTACCTGACCCGGCACCTGCTGTTCCTGGCCGGCGGCGTCGGCCTGGCGATCTGGACGATGCGCACCGAGCTGAAGAACATCGAGCAGTACAACCAGTTGCTGTTGCTGGCCTGCTTCGGCCTGTTGATCGTGGTGTTCGTGCCCGGCCTGGGCAGCAGCGTCAACGGCGCGCGGCGCTGGGTCAACCTGGGCATCTCCAGGTTCCAGACGGTGGAAGCGGTCAAGGTGCTGTACATCGTGTGGCTGTCCAGCTACCTGGTGCGCTTCCGCGACGAGGTCAACGCCACCTGGCCGGCGATGCTCAAGCCGCTGGGCGTGGCGGTGGCGCTGGTCGGCCTGCTGCTGCTGCAGCCGGATTTCGGCTCCTCCACGCTGCTGCTGGCGACCACCGCCGGGATGCTGGTGCTGGGCGGGGTCAACCTGCCGCGCATGTCGATGCCGATCGTGATCGGCCTGCCGGTGTTCGCCTTCATCGCGATCCTGGAACCCTACCGCCTGCGCCGCATCACCTCGTTCCTGGATCCGTGGGCCGACCAGCTCGGCTCCGGCTACCAGCTGTCCAATGCGCTGATGGCGGTAGGCCGCGGCGAACTGTTCGGGGTCGGCCTGGGCGGCTCGGTGCAGAAGCTCAACTACCTGCCGGAAGCGCATACCGATTTCATCTTCTCGGTGATCGCCGAGGAACTGGGCTTCACCGGCGTGTGCCTGATCATCGCGCTGTACGCGCTGCTGGTCGGGCGCGCGTTCTGGCTGGGCATGCGCTGCGTGGAGATGAAGCGCCACTTCTCCGGCTACATCGCCTTCGGCATCGGCCTGTGGATCAGCTTGCAGAGCTTCGTCTCGGTCGGCGTCAACCTGGGCATCCTGCCGACCAAGGGTCTGACCCTGCCGCTGATCTCCGCCGGCGGTTCCAGCGTGCTGATGACCTGCGTGGCGATGGGCCTGCTGCTGCGCGTGTCCTACGAACTCGACCGTGCCGAGCGCCAGGTGGCGCGGGTGCGCAGCGACGTGGCGCCGACCGTCAAGCAGACCGTGGACAGCGCCGAGGACCTGCAGGCCGCGCGCCAGGCCAGCGCCAGCGCGGTGGCCGCGGCGATCCAGGCCGGCAGCCCGGCGCGGGGCGCCAGCCGCATGCCGTCGCGGGTCGAGCCGACCTTCGGGAGGCTGGGATGA
- the mraY gene encoding phospho-N-acetylmuramoyl-pentapeptide-transferase: MLLELSRWLQQLESLFGLFGYLTLRGILAALTSLFLSLWLGPAMIRKLAQFKGGQPIRQDGPQTHFSKAGTPTMGGSLILLTVLLSVLLWGDLRNRYVWLVLAVMLAFGAIGWYDDWIKIVRRDPNGLKSRWKYLLQSIFGLAAGLFLYYSADVPAAITFYIPMFKSIALPLAGISFVAIAYFWIVGFSNAVNLTDGLDGLAIMPTVLVACALGVFAYASGNAVFSAYLKIPAIPGAGELVIICAAIAGAGLGFLWFNTYPAMVFMGDIGALALGAVLGAIAVIVRQELVLVIMGGVFVIETLSVMIQVASFKLTGKRVFRMAPIHHHFELKGWPEPRVIVRFWIISVVLVLVGLATLKVR, encoded by the coding sequence ATGCTGCTTGAGCTGTCCCGTTGGCTGCAGCAGTTGGAAAGCCTGTTCGGCCTGTTCGGCTACCTCACTTTGCGCGGCATCCTGGCCGCGCTGACCTCGCTGTTCCTGTCGCTGTGGCTGGGCCCGGCGATGATCCGCAAGCTGGCGCAGTTCAAGGGCGGCCAGCCGATCCGCCAGGACGGCCCGCAGACCCATTTCTCCAAGGCCGGCACGCCGACCATGGGCGGTTCGCTGATCCTGCTCACCGTGCTGCTGTCGGTGCTGCTGTGGGGCGACCTGCGCAACCGCTACGTGTGGCTGGTGCTGGCGGTGATGCTGGCGTTCGGCGCGATCGGCTGGTACGACGACTGGATCAAGATCGTGCGCCGCGATCCGAACGGGCTGAAGTCGCGCTGGAAGTACCTGCTGCAGTCGATCTTCGGGCTGGCCGCCGGCCTGTTCCTGTACTACAGCGCCGACGTGCCGGCCGCGATCACCTTCTACATCCCGATGTTCAAGTCGATCGCGCTGCCGCTGGCCGGCATCAGCTTCGTCGCCATCGCCTATTTCTGGATCGTCGGCTTCTCCAACGCGGTCAACCTGACCGACGGCCTGGACGGGCTGGCGATCATGCCCACCGTGCTGGTGGCGTGCGCGCTGGGCGTGTTCGCCTATGCCTCGGGCAACGCGGTGTTCTCCGCCTACCTGAAGATCCCGGCCATTCCCGGCGCCGGCGAGTTGGTCATCATCTGCGCGGCGATCGCCGGCGCGGGCCTGGGCTTCCTGTGGTTCAACACCTACCCGGCGATGGTGTTCATGGGCGACATCGGCGCGCTGGCGCTGGGCGCGGTGCTCGGCGCCATCGCGGTGATCGTGCGCCAGGAGCTGGTGCTGGTGATCATGGGCGGGGTGTTCGTGATCGAGACGCTGTCGGTGATGATCCAGGTCGCCTCGTTCAAGCTCACCGGCAAGCGCGTGTTCCGCATGGCGCCGATCCACCACCACTTCGAGCTGAAAGGCTGGCCGGAGCCGCGCGTGATCGTGCGCTTCTGGATCATCTCGGTGGTGCTGGTGCTGGTCGGCCTGGCCACGTTGAAGGTGCGCTGA
- a CDS encoding UDP-N-acetylmuramoyl-tripeptide--D-alanyl-D-alanine ligase gives MKRLPLSMIAHWAGAELHGDDVAIDAIAHDTRTLAPGSLYVALRGERFDGHDFAVDAAARGASALLVDVLQPQSELPQILAADTQLALARIAAGMQRGRATRVAAITGSNGKTSVKSLLLAILQHACRAHGGSVYANPGNRNNEIGLPLAVIEAPDAADYAIYEMGAGKPGDIAYLTDIVAPHAALVNNVASAHLECMGSLLGVAQTKGAVYAALSADGTAAINADDAFGLWFEQRLPTPLAPRVLRFGLQASAEVTATQLRARADRSQFVLVTPHGEAETTLPLPGRHNLMNALAAASLALALDIAPALIAAGLAQVQPVPGRQIAHTLPGGAVLIDDSYNANPGSLAAAIDALAAAGGERWLVLGDMRELGAGAEALHASGGRRARDAGLTRLYALGPLSAVAAQAFGENGRVFDSHAALIAALRADLRAATVGTRDSGLGTREKQDQEQETEQMHESTGAASAGVAPLRVPSPESRVPTSLSPESRIAATILVKGSRGSAMDKIVSALLAQGEEAPHAA, from the coding sequence ATGAAGCGCCTGCCGCTGTCGATGATCGCGCACTGGGCCGGCGCCGAACTGCATGGCGACGACGTGGCGATCGATGCGATTGCCCACGACACCCGCACGCTGGCGCCGGGCAGCCTGTACGTGGCGCTGCGCGGCGAGCGCTTCGACGGCCACGACTTCGCCGTCGACGCCGCCGCGCGCGGCGCCAGTGCGTTGTTGGTGGACGTGCTGCAGCCGCAGAGCGAACTGCCGCAGATCCTGGCCGCCGACACCCAGCTGGCGCTGGCGCGGATCGCCGCCGGCATGCAGCGCGGCCGCGCCACGCGGGTGGCGGCGATCACCGGCAGCAATGGCAAGACCAGCGTCAAGTCGCTGCTGCTGGCGATCCTGCAGCACGCCTGCCGCGCGCACGGCGGCAGCGTCTACGCCAATCCCGGCAACCGCAACAACGAGATCGGCCTGCCGCTGGCGGTGATCGAGGCGCCGGACGCGGCCGACTACGCGATCTACGAGATGGGCGCCGGCAAGCCGGGCGACATCGCCTACCTGACCGACATCGTCGCCCCGCACGCGGCGCTGGTGAACAACGTCGCCTCGGCGCACCTGGAATGCATGGGTAGCCTGCTCGGCGTGGCGCAGACCAAGGGCGCGGTCTATGCCGCGCTGTCTGCCGACGGCACCGCGGCGATCAACGCCGACGATGCCTTCGGCCTGTGGTTCGAGCAGCGCCTGCCGACGCCGCTGGCCCCGCGTGTCCTGCGCTTCGGTCTGCAGGCCAGCGCCGAGGTCACCGCCACGCAGTTGCGCGCGCGCGCGGACCGCTCGCAGTTCGTGCTGGTCACCCCGCACGGCGAGGCCGAGACGACGCTGCCGCTGCCCGGCCGCCACAACCTGATGAACGCGCTGGCCGCCGCGTCGCTGGCGCTGGCCCTGGACATCGCGCCGGCGCTGATCGCTGCCGGCCTGGCGCAGGTGCAGCCGGTGCCGGGGCGGCAGATCGCGCACACGCTGCCCGGCGGCGCGGTGTTGATCGACGACAGCTACAACGCCAACCCCGGTTCGCTGGCCGCGGCGATCGACGCGCTGGCCGCGGCCGGTGGCGAGCGCTGGCTGGTGCTGGGCGACATGCGCGAACTTGGCGCCGGCGCCGAGGCGCTGCACGCCAGCGGTGGCCGCCGCGCGCGCGACGCCGGGTTGACCCGGCTGTACGCGCTGGGCCCGCTCAGCGCCGTCGCGGCGCAGGCGTTCGGCGAGAACGGACGGGTGTTCGACAGCCACGCGGCGCTGATTGCCGCGTTGCGCGCGGATCTGCGTGCGGCCACGGTCGGGACTCGGGACTCGGGACTCGGGACTCGGGAAAAGCAGGATCAAGAGCAGGAAACAGAGCAAATGCATGAGAGCACCGGTGCGGCGTCCGCTGGCGTTGCGCCCCTGCGAGTCCCGAGTCCCGAGTCCCGAGTCCCGACTTCACTGAGTCCCGAGTCCCGAATCGCGGCCACCATCCTGGTCAAAGGCTCGCGCGGCAGCGCCATGGACAAGATCGTGAGCGCACTGCTGGCCCAGGGAGAGGAGGCGCCGCATGCTGCTTGA